A stretch of Pseudomonas sp. CCC3.1 DNA encodes these proteins:
- a CDS encoding ankyrin repeat domain-containing protein: MRIFALAAMLLLSGWALADQPDTQTQLKGYYFDAARRGDVVMLYTFIDSHFDLDAQDSKGYTALILAAYNGHDEAVEHLLKAGANACAQDLRGNTALMGAIFKGEFKIAHRLMSTDCNPDQRNGAGQTAAMFAGLFKRVELLNDLSQKGADLNAQDAQGNTAAQLAKGEIRMRESNRP, from the coding sequence ATGCGAATTTTTGCTTTAGCTGCGATGCTGCTGTTGAGTGGGTGGGCACTTGCCGACCAACCTGACACCCAGACCCAACTCAAGGGCTACTACTTCGACGCCGCCCGGCGCGGTGACGTGGTCATGCTCTACACCTTCATCGACTCGCACTTTGACCTCGATGCCCAAGACAGCAAAGGCTACACGGCCCTGATTCTTGCGGCTTATAACGGTCATGACGAGGCCGTCGAGCACTTGCTCAAGGCAGGCGCCAATGCCTGTGCGCAAGATCTGCGCGGCAACACCGCCCTGATGGGCGCCATTTTCAAAGGCGAATTCAAGATCGCCCATCGGCTGATGAGCACCGACTGCAACCCCGATCAGCGCAACGGTGCGGGGCAGACCGCTGCCATGTTTGCCGGATTGTTCAAGCGCGTCGAATTGCTCAACGACTTATCCCAAAAAGGCGCCGACCTGAATGCTCAGGATGCCCAGGGCAATACCGCCGCTCAGCTGGCCAAGGGCGAAATCCGCATGCGCGAGTCGAACAGACCCTAG
- the radA gene encoding DNA repair protein RadA: MAKPKRIFGCTECGATFPKWAGQCAECGVWNTLVETIVESGSAAPPSGRTGWTGQQAQIKTLAEVSIEEIPRFSTASGELDRVLGGGLVDGSVVLIGGDPGIGKSTILLQTLCQMATRMPALYVTGEESQQQVAMRARRLGLPQDQLKVMTETCIENIIATAKLEKPKVMVIDSIQTIFTEQLQSAPGGVSQVRESAALLVRYAKSSGTAIFLVGHVTKEGALAGPRVLEHMVDTVLYFEGESDGRLRLLRAVKNRFGAVNELGVFGMTDKGLKEVSNPSAIFLTRAQEEVPGSVVMATWEGTRPMLVEVQALVDDSHMSNPRRVTLGLDQNRLAMLLAVLHRHGGIPTHDQDVFLNVVGGVKVLETASDLALMAAVMSSLRNRPLPHDLLVFGEVGLSGEVRPVPSGQERLKEAAKHGFKRAIVPKGNAPKESPPGLNVIGVTRLEQALDALFE, encoded by the coding sequence ATGGCCAAGCCTAAGCGCATATTCGGCTGCACAGAGTGCGGTGCAACCTTTCCCAAGTGGGCCGGGCAGTGCGCAGAATGCGGCGTCTGGAACACCTTGGTCGAAACCATTGTTGAAAGTGGTTCCGCCGCGCCACCCAGTGGCCGCACCGGCTGGACCGGGCAACAGGCCCAGATCAAAACCCTGGCCGAAGTCAGCATCGAAGAAATTCCGCGCTTCTCCACCGCCTCCGGCGAACTGGATCGGGTACTCGGCGGCGGTCTGGTCGACGGCTCTGTGGTGCTGATCGGCGGCGACCCTGGCATCGGCAAATCCACCATCTTGCTGCAAACCTTGTGTCAGATGGCCACGCGCATGCCCGCGCTGTACGTCACCGGCGAAGAATCCCAACAGCAAGTGGCCATGCGCGCCCGGCGTTTGGGCTTGCCGCAAGACCAACTCAAGGTCATGACCGAGACCTGCATCGAAAACATCATCGCCACCGCCAAGCTCGAAAAGCCCAAGGTCATGGTGATCGACTCGATCCAGACCATCTTCACCGAACAACTGCAATCGGCGCCGGGCGGCGTCTCGCAAGTCCGCGAAAGCGCGGCATTGCTGGTGCGCTATGCCAAGTCGAGCGGCACGGCGATCTTCCTGGTCGGCCACGTGACCAAAGAGGGCGCACTCGCCGGTCCGCGTGTACTGGAACACATGGTCGACACCGTGTTGTATTTCGAAGGCGAGTCCGACGGACGTTTGCGCTTGTTGCGCGCGGTCAAAAACCGGTTTGGCGCAGTCAACGAACTGGGTGTGTTCGGCATGACCGACAAAGGCTTGAAAGAAGTCTCCAACCCGTCTGCGATCTTCCTGACCCGAGCACAAGAAGAAGTCCCGGGCAGCGTGGTCATGGCCACGTGGGAAGGCACACGGCCCATGCTGGTTGAAGTGCAAGCGCTGGTGGACGACAGCCACATGTCCAACCCGCGCCGCGTGACCTTGGGTCTGGACCAAAACCGACTGGCCATGTTGCTGGCGGTCTTGCATCGCCATGGTGGCATTCCGACCCACGACCAGGACGTGTTCCTCAACGTGGTGGGCGGGGTCAAAGTGCTGGAAACCGCCTCCGACCTGGCCTTGATGGCTGCTGTCATGTCCAGCTTGCGCAACCGGCCTTTGCCACACGACCTGCTGGTGTTTGGTGAGGTTGGCCTGTCGGGCGAAGTTCGCCCGGTGCCGAGCGGTCAGGAACGTTTGAAAGAAGCGGCCAAACACGGTTTTAAACGCGCCATCGTGCCAAAAGGCAACGCGCCGAAAGAGTCACCGCCGGGCCTGAATGTGATCGGCGTGACCCGTTTAGAGCAGGCATTGGATGCGTTGTTTGAATAG